From one Bacteroidota bacterium genomic stretch:
- a CDS encoding S46 family peptidase, producing the protein MKKYLILLVSLFVILSSSIAKPINPPDEGMWLPFLLTNNYEEMKALGLKLTPEDIYNVNKSSLKDAIIIFGGGCTGEMVSPDGLILTNHHCGFGQIQSHSTVEHDYLKNGFWAKSRDQELPNEGLSVKFLISIEDVTDDVLDGIDEGTTEYDRDSIIRKNSKEIEGEANADNHYLTEVKSFFAGNNYYLFLYEEFTDVRLVGAPPTSIGKFGADTDNWMWPRHTGDFSMFRVYCAPDGNPADYSEENVPYHPKHFLPISLKPKKKGDFSMIMGNPGTTERYLTSYGINLALKHKNPSIVDIRTVKLELMKEDMDACEKVRIMYATKYAHTANYWKYFQGQSRGLKRLHVYDKKLALEKDFQKWFSKSDKNIQKYGNVMSDYQEAYKVLSKYEVPSNYFFEAIYRGAEFITLANSYRGLYKLLTADEVAEGRLERYVNYYKSNLDKHFKDYNFETDKKIFGAMMKMYFENVDKEFHPEIYSYIMKKFDGNFDEYAEYVFDKSIFVSKERILEFLENPKAKTIKKDPGFNVMKQFVDVYISILDKSKVAKVQKAKADRLFIDGLMKMKKDKKFYPDANFTMRVTYGTVQDYYPSDAVHYNYYTTMKGIIEKEDPTDDEFIVSPKLKELYDNKDFGEYGVTDEAGNKVMKVCFLTDHDITGGNSGSPVLDGEGNLTGIAFDGNWEAMSGDIAFEPELQRTINVDIRYVLFVIDKFAGAKNLIDEMKIIRPEKKKEEKKELEEVVE; encoded by the coding sequence ATGAAAAAATACTTAATACTTTTAGTAAGTTTGTTTGTTATCCTTTCTTCAAGCATAGCAAAACCAATCAATCCACCTGATGAGGGGATGTGGTTACCATTTTTATTGACCAATAATTACGAAGAGATGAAAGCTCTTGGGTTAAAGTTAACACCCGAAGATATTTATAATGTAAATAAATCAAGTCTTAAAGATGCAATTATTATTTTTGGTGGCGGCTGTACAGGGGAAATGGTATCTCCTGACGGATTAATTTTAACAAATCACCATTGTGGTTTTGGACAAATTCAATCTCACAGCACAGTTGAACACGATTATCTCAAAAACGGTTTTTGGGCAAAAAGCAGAGATCAAGAATTACCTAATGAAGGCTTGTCTGTTAAATTTCTTATTAGCATTGAAGATGTTACCGATGACGTTTTAGATGGCATAGATGAAGGAACAACAGAGTATGACAGAGATTCTATAATACGAAAAAACTCAAAGGAAATTGAAGGTGAAGCTAATGCCGACAATCATTATCTTACAGAAGTAAAAAGTTTTTTTGCTGGAAATAATTATTATCTTTTTCTTTATGAAGAATTTACAGATGTACGTCTTGTAGGTGCACCTCCAACATCAATAGGAAAATTTGGTGCCGATACCGATAACTGGATGTGGCCTCGTCATACAGGTGATTTTTCAATGTTCAGAGTTTATTGTGCTCCCGATGGAAATCCTGCTGACTACTCTGAAGAAAATGTTCCTTATCATCCAAAACATTTTTTACCAATTTCTTTAAAACCAAAGAAAAAAGGTGATTTTTCAATGATAATGGGAAATCCGGGAACAACGGAAAGATACCTTACTTCTTATGGAATTAATTTGGCTTTAAAACATAAAAATCCATCTATTGTTGACATAAGAACAGTGAAACTTGAGCTTATGAAAGAGGATATGGATGCTTGTGAAAAAGTTAGAATAATGTATGCTACAAAATATGCACACACTGCAAATTACTGGAAATATTTTCAAGGACAGTCAAGAGGTCTTAAGCGTTTGCACGTTTATGATAAAAAATTAGCATTGGAAAAAGATTTCCAAAAATGGTTTTCTAAAAGTGATAAAAACATTCAAAAATATGGAAATGTAATGTCTGATTATCAAGAAGCTTATAAGGTTTTATCAAAATATGAAGTTCCTTCTAATTATTTCTTTGAAGCCATTTATCGTGGAGCTGAGTTTATAACTCTTGCCAATAGTTACAGAGGATTATACAAATTATTAACTGCTGATGAAGTGGCAGAAGGGAGGTTAGAAAGATATGTTAATTATTATAAATCCAATCTTGACAAACATTTTAAGGATTATAATTTTGAAACAGACAAAAAGATTTTCGGAGCAATGATGAAAATGTATTTTGAAAATGTTGACAAAGAATTTCATCCGGAAATATACAGTTACATCATGAAAAAATTTGATGGTAATTTTGACGAATATGCAGAATATGTTTTTGATAAATCAATCTTTGTTTCTAAAGAAAGAATTCTTGAATTCCTTGAAAATCCTAAAGCTAAAACGATAAAAAAAGACCCGGGATTTAACGTAATGAAGCAATTCGTTGATGTCTATATATCAATTTTAGACAAAAGCAAAGTTGCAAAAGTTCAAAAAGCTAAAGCCGACAGATTGTTTATTGACGGTTTAATGAAAATGAAAAAAGATAAAAAGTTTTATCCAGATGCAAACTTTACAATGAGAGTTACTTATGGAACGGTTCAGGATTATTATCCTTCCGATGCTGTGCATTACAACTATTACACTACAATGAAAGGTATAATAGAGAAAGAAGACCCAACAGATGATGAATTTATTGTTTCCCCAAAACTTAAAGAATTATATGATAATAAAGATTTTGGAGAATATGGTGTAACTGATGAAGCCGGCAACAAAGTAATGAAAGTTTGTTTTCTTACCGATCATGATATTACAGGTGGTAATTCAGGAAGCCCTGTTCTTGACGGAGAGGGAAATTTAACAGGTATTGCTTTTGACGGAAACTGGGAAGCAATGAGTGGAGATATTGCTTTTGAGCCTGAATTACAAAGAA